ATATTCTTGTCCCGTCTTGTTTCGCTGCGTACAAACACAGAGGGCAGTGTTCCCTGACAATAGCGGGAAACAACTGCAGCACATGTCAATGTGTTGGAGGCAAGGAGGTGTACTTTAAACTGTTTGTTGTGTTAGTAAGCCAATAAGTTCcctttattcatatatattttaatgcaagCGAAAATGTAAAAAGCAAACGCATAAATACAcgaaatgtatgtttatttttatgtagattttgttatttatttgcatGATTACAGTGTAAGCTGTATCGAAACTGCATGTTTTAGTATAGATTAAAAAACAAACCTAAATTAcctattaaaaactaaaatataaatacagcATTCATACCAATTGCCTTTTTTTAAAggactgtataaaataaaataaatatatatgaatagactactattaaatacaaattataagttggttaaaaacaaaaagaatgaatttAATGAAAACAAGCAAATGTACAATCAATACAAAATATTATctgaaattaaatcaaataacacATTAAAAGCTGAATTTGATGCATCAGATGTATCAAATAGATTGATAAACTTGTGAACTGGACccactttaaataataaaacaaaagttggaAGGCTACATACGTGGTTTCTGAACAAAAAAAGTATACTAACAAAAACTAGgcctataattaaattaaacaaacttaactaagattttaaatgcataataggAAGAAcagggtaaaaaataaaaattagtaaggtctttattttcttatatttcaGAATAGCTTAGGTCACTTAAACTACAATTCACTCGATTTTTAAGGAAAGAAATATGCGCTCAaaaatgaaatcattcaaaatacCTGCAAAGGGCATACATTAAATATCATATAGGcgtaaaatgtcattcattcaaGCGTACACACAATAGATCTTGGTTATGGACAGTTGACGCATCCTTCCATCCAAAAATCACacctttatatttagatttttttttctcaaccctttttgtctgtctgtcgcagttggtcagtctgtctgtctgtctctctctctctctctctctctctctctctctctctctctatctatctatctatctatctatctatctatctatctatctcttaaGGGAATCACATATATACAAATGAATCATCAAGCAAATTCGCCGGCGGTTATAGCTTTTTGGAAGTCTCTACATTATAACTAGTTATTGAGCTGGTGCAGGATCTGAGGCCATTTATGTGCAGAGGGAATTCATCGCTTTTCGCTCATCAATAACTCCTTGGCAGTGAACTATTGGAACGAGTCGAACGCGAGGGGTGAAATGCGGGTCAGGCTGTCTAACTAATATTAAAATGCGTCCGCAACACTAGAGCCGTGCCGAGTGGGTGGATGGGGGCGTTTTCAGGCTGGTGGGGGTGGACAAAAAATCCCTATCACATCTGTAGGGTCTCGAAGTAAAAAAAAAGGCTTGAGATAAGGCAAAACGGCTGTTTCCTAGCTTTCCATTTGTTTGAGAGTTTTGGTTTAATTTCCTAAAGAGTTTGTTTTGTTAATAAGGAAaaattatatttagaaaaaatcTTATTCTTCTCTTTTggtttaaaatttagtttttttaaacaggCTCTTTATGTATAGCGTgagttctgaaaaaaaaacttttgcattttattttaatgcatttttctaCTTTTGGATTGGTTTATCGTTTATTTCATATCTGTTGCTAAACTGAGGAGAGAAATGCAGTGCACGGTTTTGCAGGTTACCGGGCGGTCATATGGTAATAGTGTGCACAATAAACCCTAAGGAACAAAAGAAACTTATTTTTCATCAGTGCTGTCACGTGCCCGCTTTGTGCACAACGTGTTTGAGACGGAATTTCAAGTGGGTGCCCCTGTGCTGTCGAGGTGTAATATAATTTGATAATAAAATTATTTCTCGTTTCTTCATTTTGTGCCCACTTACAACTTTAATATTCTCATTTTCAGTTACTCAACCCATTGGAATGTTGAGAGTGGTACTATGGAATTAGAAAAAGGCATAATACgtcaaaacacatttaatttctttttgtaGATTTaattctcatgtttttttttaatggaactatttgtttatgcattgtgtattacatgtgatttcagtgaaaagtttaataaaatggGGTTTTcaagaaacaaacacaaacaattaaacaaacaaataaataaacaaacgcattaattaaatgttgtaataaGGTTGTTCTTGTCACAAATTTCAATTGTCGTATCAAATAAGAACCATTACGTTTTGAGGAACCGAAAAgcacaatatttaaataaaagccagtaaattaaataatgaagtGAAAATCGTaaaatagtttagtttttgtgttattttataagtaatataataatttaaaaaattatatatatatatatatatatatatatatatatatatatatatatatatatatatatatatatatatatatatataggctatatatatatatattataatatgtaaaAAATGATTTCACGCCTAGATAACAATTTTAaccttaaatattaataattatgacCAACTATTTGAAATGCCAGACAGAAATATTCCCAATAATattatttagcaatgtttaagATAAAGGTCACATGCTAACCGGACATAACCTTAATTTCGTTGTATTCCGTTTTTTAAATTTTCCAGTAAAAGAAGGGCCTGTCAGTAGTCGTCTATATGTACCCTGTAGAACCGAATTTGTGTCCAAAACATCAAAATCGCAAATACGTCTCTACAGGAATACATGGGCGACGTAAAAGCCACGAACGCCAAGTTGGGTTTGTATTCGTCCGTCTGAGGCACGTGACTTTGCATGAAAGTCGTGTGTGGTGCTTACCATAATAAATAGAAAAGTTTAAATGAGCAGAATTGCTCaagaaattaatgaaaatactAAGCCAAAATTAGACAGGACGTAAAATTCATAATATGCTGTATGTCAcccatttttaaagattattcttAAGCTTTTGTAGCTTAATTAAACAACGTATCTACCACCACATGCATTTATCATGTATAGTCGTATTTATCGTAATTATAAACTGTATCAATGAAAAGTAATGCAGATTTTCTatgttctaaaaataaataaaaataagaaatggaGATCATGCAAAATGAGTCACTGAATTTGGAAATTTGCTGTTCCCTTGCATAGAAGCGAATACTGATAGTACTGCAGATATTTGCCTACACGATATAGTATTATAAAAGCATTGGATAATGTAGTGTAATTATTGGCAGTAGATTTTAATACCTTCGATTCGTCCTATAAGTTTAAGAATGAttgcttttttaatattattgtcgtttatattatataaataaatttatttattaaattgtataaataGTTAAACTCTTACAGGTAAGTTAACTAAGAAATATCCCTGGATGCTTTGGCTTGATCCGAGAAGATTTCTCCATTGTGTATGCGGTAGTGGGAAAGTGAAAAGGGGGAGAGcgagggagagagaaaaagagagagagtgagaaagagagagagaggaatagACAGACTGGGAGACTCCGCGGACAATGGCGGAAAATTGAAGGTATATTTGCGAAAGCTGTGGTTCCTTATCCGGGAACTACATCGCCCCATGCCATTGGGCCATCGAATCACGTGGTAAAAGTAACTTTACAGGGTTGCTCGCTAGTAGGAGGGCTTTATGGAGCAGAAAAACGACAAAGCTAGAAAAATTATTTTCCACTCCAGAAATTAATGATCATGAGCTCGTATTTGATGGACTCTAACTACATCGATCCGAAATTTCCTCCTTGCGAGGAATATTCGCAAAATAGCTACATTCCCGAACATAGCCCAGAATATTACAGCCGTGCAAGGGACAGTGGCTACCAGCATCACCACCAGGAGTTATACCCTCCGCGGGCAAGCTACCAGGAGCGTCAGTATAACTGTGCAAGCATCCCTGAGCCTGATACTCAAAGAGGACATGGACTGCCTCACGCGGGGCACCTGCTTGGAAAAGGGCAATCAGCCTCATGTGAGCCCCCACCGTTACCCCTGTCTCCTGCCACCCCTTCGGCTGCATCTTCCGCCTGCAATCAAGCCACCCCGGAGCATCCCAACAGCTCAGCCTCTGCCAAACAACCCGTAGTGTACCCATGGATGAAGAAAATTCACGTCAGCACCGGTAGGCAACTTGAGTGTATTTCTCTTAAGCACTATAAAGCTCGCCCCTCATcctaactctctctctccgtctgcCTCACTCCTTTTTACACTCATCCCCTGGCCAGCCTCTGCTACGATAGGATAGAAGCCTTTGAAATGGCACAATTGAGGCGGATTTACGACTAGGCATTGGTAATTACACCCACCATAAATTTTATAGCCGAGGTATACTCTGGGCAGTCGTATCACCATGTGGCTTCTCTTGTTATGAGTGTGCGAGAGAGTGAGGGAGATCTGGGACCAGAGAAAAACTAAGCTTTATAATGTTGCATTAATAATTCAGTGCTGAGTCCAATGTGATTTTAGCCTTATTACAGAAAGCTAACTTTTAGATGTTTTAGCCCACCCTCATTTCCTCTGTCGCCACCATTTCTCAATGAAAGACACGCTTGTTTACCCTATCCTTCCCTCGctgcttcttttctttttctattctattctgttctttctttctttccctttGCTTCTCCTCTTTCCAGTCAACTCTAGTTACAATGGAGCGGAACCCAAGCGGTCTAGAACTGCTTACACTCGCCAGCAAGTCTTAGAATTGGAGAAGGAATTCCACTATAATCGCTACTTAACACGGCGAAGACGTATCGAGATTGCTCATTCCTTGGTCCTCTCGGAGAGGCAAATCAAAATTTGGTTTCAGAACCGAAGGATGAAGTGGAAAAAAGACCATAGGCTGCCAAACACCAAAGTCAGATCCTCGTCCTCCACGGGCATTTCCTCCGGGTCCAACACAAGCTCAGCGGCTGGCGTTGTGGCGGCAGCTTCCACCACTAACACCATGTCAGCATCCGAGGACCTCTCCGGAACCGAGCGTGGCGAGGATATTACAAGGTTATAAGAGAACTATTTCGAGGAGAGAAAGCAAGATCAAATGActgattatttataaaatataatatattttgttttcgtAGGTATCTTGTGCGTAAAGGGGGTTCCTTTAAGTCCACAGTTATATAAAATGCATGTTATATAGCATGGATTATTGCGAATACCTATGGATTATTTTTTACGCGACACAGGGTTTAATTTATCTAAAACTGAATCAATatgatgtttgtttttgttatatgTTTTTTCAAGAGAAATGTTTAGGGCGAAGCAGGTTATGGACATTTTATTCAAATGTTATTCGTGGGCCTTTTTGCCCAGCTGCCAAGGTGAAGTGCACAACGAATCTATTTATTTCTCACTTGAGAGAGCTGGTACGTTTTtcttttttgcactgtaaatgAAAAATGCTATCGTGAGTATCGATAGAAAAAAGatcttaaaggtttttttttttgttgttgttggttttatttaaaagtaaatcatGCTGTGGGTTATCTGTCGTATGGAAAGGTTAAGATTTTTAAATTATCATTTAGTTTTTGTTGTGATGGCGTTGTGTTTAGGCTATTAACAGCAGATTGTTGTGAGATGCAATAAAACCAGTTTAGTGTATTTGTGCTAATTATATTGGTCAATAAAACGTAAGTGTCTATTAGTTTAACCTAGACTTGGGTGACTTTTATTAATATGCTTAAAGATTACACTTCCGCGAATAATTGGCGATCACTTTTTTCTCTGTAATTGTTAAAAGATGATGCAGATACTTTCCGGTTAATGTATATCTTTTTAAATAGACAAATGTAGGCCCAAATGTaaaaacaatgtgatgttttaaatAATCTACGCCAGTTGTGTCGAGTGTGTGTGCTGCATGCTTTATTGCAGAAAACTAATTAGCCATTTAATTTCTGCCATAGCATTTCTAATACATGCAACGCAGCCTCATGTTTGGTTTGTGTATGGGTTAGACTAGCTTGGGTTGTGTACTACCCATCACATTACTACGTATTCGATTAATGTGGCACCCAGTTCTGGCCTTTTCGTTTAGGGACCTTACCGCTTTCTATTGTAGAGATTTCTTGCTATTATTTACTTCTCTCAACATGGCTAAAATGTTTCTGACGACCCATTCCAGTATTCAAAAGGCTCATTTTAAACCTTATCAATCTgacaaataaattaaagatattcgttttattttatagataaaccaaacaataaaaacagaaaattatTAAGAGCttaatttttacatgttttatggTCTTGGTGAATAAAGGTTCTATACTATTGTTAcgtttaaattataaaaatgttttgctatTAGTTATTATTTAATATCAATGATAATTAGCATCATATTTTAAATCGAGTAtgacatgaaataataaaaatgttgtaCTTAAAACGATTGGAAAAAATGTGGTATGGAATAAGTGCGTACCAAGACAAAAGCTATGAGTCAACTATGTCCatactgttcatttattattaGGCAATTTGCATGTGCTAAAATTTGATTTCATTGTGTTGGTTTTTGAAAGTTCTGATTCAGACCACTCCTCTGTGTAAGgcgtattgttatttttaaaaagtggcgCTAGAACCTGTTAAAAGCAACGTCATAGCCAAAGCAGCATACACAGAACCAAATCTGAACACTGTGGCCTTGCTGGATACAATACGACATAAAACGTTCCAATATGCAAATTAGTTCTAACCCATTGCATTTTTTCAAAGGCACaagaatatattaaaaatgtaaatatcagAACAGTTAActcaattgttaaaaaaaacatacagaaacGTACAGAATATAAGGATTGTGTTTGATTAATTGTAAATCGGCCTGACTTGAATGAAGATTACACAACGGCTTGCTAAGTGGGGGGCTGAGAAGCACAAAGGAGTGAGTCATTTTAGATCATCAATCAAGTCCGGCAGCAATAGTCAATTGTACTTTCAATGTATTAAGTTGTACAGGCACTAAATAGTGCACAAAAGGGTAACTGCAAAATATGTTTCAGCGGATAGTTTTTCCGAACCTACATGAAAAGAAAGGGACTTGCATCGCCCTAGCCTGGCCATGACTTTGGAAAGACACTTGAAAAGAGTAGGTGCAAAACTGCATTCAGTGACCATTATGTGACTGAACAGCAGAGAGAAATGAATGTGCACGCCTAAATCGTAGCATCCCGGCAGTCTCTTTCGAGACGCTGTCGCCTCCATGTC
The nucleotide sequence above comes from Danio rerio strain Tuebingen ecotype United States chromosome 23, GRCz12tu, whole genome shotgun sequence. Encoded proteins:
- the hoxc4a gene encoding homeobox protein Hox-C4a, whose amino-acid sequence is MIMSSYLMDSNYIDPKFPPCEEYSQNSYIPEHSPEYYSRARDSGYQHHHQELYPPRASYQERQYNCASIPEPDTQRGHGLPHAGHLLGKGQSASCEPPPLPLSPATPSAASSACNQATPEHPNSSASAKQPVVYPWMKKIHVSTVNSSYNGAEPKRSRTAYTRQQVLELEKEFHYNRYLTRRRRIEIAHSLVLSERQIKIWFQNRRMKWKKDHRLPNTKVRSSSSTGISSGSNTSSAAGVVAAASTTNTMSASEDLSGTERGEDITRL